A genome region from Camelus ferus isolate YT-003-E chromosome 25, BCGSAC_Cfer_1.0, whole genome shotgun sequence includes the following:
- the MTERF3 gene encoding transcription termination factor 3, mitochondrial has translation MALSAQQIPRWFSSVKLSSFITATQLRKRFQRPGKTLSHRFFAQPQLSSDDCFLRCGFKTYKTSSLWNRSQTTSSNSQEISSVQSTLLPAVNARSQKTQKIPSFDSEPSEEGLDDLPPLSPLQPVSEEEAVQIIADPPLPPSSFTLRDYVDHSETLQKLVLLGVDLSKIEKHPDAANLLLRLDFEKDIKQILLFLKDLGIEDNQLGTFFTKNYAIFSEDLENLKTRVAYLQSKNFSKADIAQMVRNAPFLLSFSVERLDNRLGFFQKELELSVKKTRDLVIRLPRLLTGSLEPVKENMKVYRLELGFKHNEIQHMITKIPKMLTANKRKLTETFDYVHNVMRVPHHIIVKFPQVFNTRLFKVKERHLFLTYLGRAQYDPAKPNYISLDKLVSMPDEIFCEEMAKASVQDFEKFLKTL, from the exons ATGGCCCTGTCAGCCCAACAGATACCCAGGTGGTTCAGCTCAGTTAAACTGAGTAGCTTCATTACTGCTACCCAACTCAGAAAACGTTTTCAGAGACCAGGAAAAACATTGTCGCATCGCTTTTTTGCTCAACCTCAGCTGTCCTCTGACGATTGCTTTCTCCGGTGTGGTTTTAAGACTTATAAGACTTCCTCCTTATGGAATCGTTCCCAGACTACCAGCTCAAATAGTCAAGAGATTAGTTCTGTCCAAAGCACTCTGCTTCCTGCCGTGAATGCGCGGTCACAGAAGACACAGAAGATACCCAGCTTTGACTCTGAGCCGTCTGAGGAAG GACTGGACGATTTGCCTCCGCTGTCTCCACTGCAGCCAGTTTCTGAGGAGGAGGCTGTTCAGATTATTGCAGACCCTCCACTGCCCCCGTCCTCATTCACGCTTCGAGACTATGTGGATCATTCGGAGACTCTGCAGAAGTTAGTGCTCCTCG GAGTGGATTTATCCAAGATAGAAAAACATCCGGATGCCGCCAACCTCCTTCTGAGACTGGACTTTGAAAAGGACATTAAGCAAATACTCCTGTTTCTTAAAGATTTGGGTATAGAGGATAACCAACTAGGAACATTCTTCACTAAAAACTACGCTATTTTCTCTGAAGATCTTGAAAATCTTAAGACCAG AGTGGCTTATCTACAGTCAAAAAATTTCAGTAAGGCAGACATTGCACAGATGGTCAGAAATGCACCATTTTTGCTGAGTTTTTCAGTGGAAAGACTGGATAACAGATTGGGATTTTTTCAGAAGGAACTTGAACTTAGTGTGAAGAAG ACTAGAGATCTGGTAATTCGTCTCCCAAGGCTCCTCACTGGAAGTCTGGAGCCTGTGAAGGAAAATATGAAG gtttaTCGACTTGAACTAGGTTTTAAACATAATGAAATTCAACATATGATCACCAAAATCCCAAAGATGTTAActgcaaataaaaggaaacttacCGAGACTTTTGACTACGTGCACAACGTGATGCGCGTTCCCCACCATATCATTGTGAAGTTCCCACAG gtatTTAATACAAGGTTGTTCAAAGTCAAAGAAAGGCATTTGTTTCTTACCTATTTAGGAAGAGCACAGTATGATCCAGCAAAACCTAACTACATCTCTTTGGACAAATTGGTATCTATGCCTGATGAAATATTTTGTGAAGAGATGGCCAAGGCCTCAGTACAGGactttgaaaaattcttaaaaactcTTTAG
- the LOC102511190 gene encoding cytochrome b-c1 complex subunit 7, with the protein MAGRPAVAASSRWLDGIRKWYYSAAGFNKLGLMRDDTIYENDDVKEAIRRLPEHLYNERVFRIKRALDLSMRQQILPKEQWTKYEEDKFYLEPYLKEVIRERKEKEEWAKK; encoded by the exons ATGGCGGGCAGGCCTGCCG TTGCAGCATCAAGCCGGTGGCTGGACGGTATTCGAAAATGGTATTACAGTGCTGCCGGGTTTAATAAGCTGG GCTTAATGCGAGATGATACAATATATGAGAATGACGATGTAAAAGAGGCCATAAGAAGGCTTCCTGAGCACCTTTATAACGAGAGGGTGTTTCGCATTAAGAGAGCACTGGACCTGTCCATGAGGCAGCAGATCTTGCCTAAAGAGCAGTGGACGAAATATGAGGAG gataaattctaCCTTGAACCATATCTGAAAGAGGTTATtcgggaaagaaaagagaaagaagaatgggcAAAGAAATAA